A single genomic interval of Mangifera indica cultivar Alphonso chromosome 5, CATAS_Mindica_2.1, whole genome shotgun sequence harbors:
- the LOC123215872 gene encoding uncharacterized protein LOC123215872, with protein sequence MDLMGGMFLCTKTRLKRWDFDHRRRQHQCPQKQTDISEETCQGYFSIMSCNWREISPVISIIVLYLLVSSSVSPAYSLETVYQQHATSTDNQTLRPQQELHKLKIIRAHLNKLNKPALKTIQSPDGDIIDCVESHLQPAFDHPKLKGKRPLDPPARPSSHNPTGTVTEDFQLWSMSGESCPEGTVPIRRTTEQDMLRASSFRRFGRKLRGHIRRDTNSNGHEHAVGYVTGDQYYGAKASINVWAPRVANQYEFSLSQMWVISGSFGDDLNTIEAGWQVSPELYGDNYPRFFTYWTSDAYQATGCYNLLCSGFVQTNNRIAIGAAISPTSSYNGGQFDISLLVWKDPKHGNWWLEFGSGILVGYWPSFLFTHLRDHASMVQFGGEIVNSRINGHTSTQMGSGHFAEEGFGKASYFRNLQVVDWDNNLIPLSNLRVLADHPNCYDIQGGINRVWGNYFYYGGPGRNVRCP encoded by the exons ATGGATTTGATGGGAGGTATGTTTTTATGTACAAAAACTAGGCTGAAACGGTGGGATTTTGATCACAGAAGAAGACAACATCAATGTCCACAAAAACAAACGGATATTTCAGAAGAAACGTGCCAAGGATATTTCTCAATCATGAGTTGTAATTGGCGTGAGATCTCGCCAGTCATTTccattattgttttgtatcttcttgtttcttcttcaGTTTCTCCTGCTTATTCTTTGGAAACCGTCTATCAACAACATGCAACTTCAACCGACAATCAAACTCTCCGTCCACAGCAAGAGCTACACAAGTTGAAGATTATCAGAGCTCATCTCAATAAACTCAACAAGCCTGCCCTCAAAACAATTCAg AGTCCGGATGGTGATATTATAGACTGTGTTGAATCTCATCTTCAACCAGCTTTTGATCATCCTAAATTGAAAGGAAAGAGGCCATTG gatcCACCAGCGAGACCCAGTAGCCATAATCCAACTGGTACGGTGACTGAAGATTTTCAGTTGTGGAGTATGTCTGGTGAATCATGTCCGGAAGGAACAGTTCCAATCAGAAGAACAACGGAACAGGACATGTTAAGAGCCAGTTCCTTTCGAAGATTTGGGAGAAAATTAAGAGGACATATTAGAAGAGACACAAACAGCAATGGCCATGAG CATGCAGTAGGATATGTGACTGGAGATCAATACTACGGAGCAAAAGCTAGTATCAATGTGTGGGCACCAAGGGTGGCTAATCAGTATGAATTTAGCTTATCACAGATGTGGGTAATCTCGGGCTCATTTGGAGATGACCTTAACACCATTGAAGCTGGTTGGCAG GTAAGTCCAGAGCTGTACGGTGACAACTATCCCAGGTTCTTCACTTACTGGACA AGCGATGCTTATCAAGCAACCGGGTGCTACAATTTGCTCTGCTCGGGCTTCGTGCAGACTAATAATAGGATTGCAATTGGGGCTGCAATCTCTCCAACATCATCATATAATGGTGGTCAATTTGACATTAGTTTGCTGGTTTGGAAG GATCCAAAGCATGGGAACTGGTGGCTCGAATTCGGATCCGGGATTCTAGTCGGGTACTGGCCATCCTTCTTGTTTACTCACCTTAGAGATCATGCAAGCATGGTACAATTTGGAGGAGAAATTGTCAATTCCAGGATAAATGGGCATACATCAACACAAATGGGCAGTGGACATTTTGCGGAAGAAGGATTTGGAAAAGCAtcatattttagaaatttgcaAGTTGTTGATTGGGATAATAATTTAATCCCATTATCAAATCTAAGAGTCCTGGCTGATCACCCCAATTGCTATGATATTCAAGGAGGAATTAATAGAGTTTGGggtaattatttttactatGGTGGACCTGGAAGAAATGTTAGATGTCCCTAA